One part of the Pseudomonas leptonychotis genome encodes these proteins:
- the topA gene encoding type I DNA topoisomerase, with translation MGKSLVIVESPAKAKTINKYLGNEYVVKSSIGHIRDLPTSGSASTAKEPVKRGKAAAGEVPALSPKEKAKRQLFARMGVDPEHGWKAKYEILPGKEKVVEELRRLAKDADTIYLATDLDREGEAIAWHLRESIGGDDSRYKRVVFNEITKKAIQEAFSKPGELDINRVNAQQARRFLDRVVGYMVSPLLWAKIARGLSAGRVQSVAVKLVVEREKEIRAFVPEEYWEVHADLGTTKGANVRFEVARENGAAFKPLNEAQAMAALNTLKASSYSISKREDKPTSSKPSAPFITSTLQQAASNRLGFGVKKTMMMAQRLYEAGYITYMRTDSTNLSADAVSMVRDFIQGEFGKKYLPADPIAYSSKEGAQEAHEAIRPSDVNLKPTQLSGMERDAERLYELIWRQFVACQMPPAEYLSTTVTVTAAQFELRAKGRILKFDGYTRALPQMSKPGDDDVLPDMGQGEALKLIKLDPSQHFTKPPARYSEASLVKEMEKRGIGRPSTYAAIIGTIQDRGYVALHNRRFYSEKMGDIVTERLSESFSNLMDYGFTAGMEEHLDDVAQGQREWKNVLDEFYGDFKKKLEVAGDSDGGMRANTPTLTDIACRDCARPMTIRTASTGVFLGCSGYALPPKERCKATVNLVPGDEIAADDEGESESLVLLGKHRCPICSTAMDAYLLDETRKLHICGNNPDCPGYEVEQGQYRIKGYEGPSLDCDKCGSQMQLKTGRFGKFFGCTNSECKNTRKLLKSGEAAPPKMDPVKMPELKCEKVNDTYILRDGASGLFLAASQFPKNRETRAPLVVEIIPHRDEIDPKYHFLCDAPKKDPQGRAAVIRYSRKTKEQYVQTEVDGKPSGWRAFFDGGKWKVEDKNS, from the coding sequence ATGGGCAAATCGCTGGTCATCGTGGAATCCCCGGCCAAGGCCAAGACCATCAACAAGTACTTGGGCAACGAGTACGTGGTGAAGTCGAGCATCGGCCACATCCGTGACCTACCCACCAGTGGCTCGGCAAGCACCGCCAAAGAGCCCGTTAAGCGTGGTAAGGCCGCAGCTGGTGAAGTGCCCGCGCTGTCGCCCAAGGAGAAAGCCAAGCGTCAGCTGTTTGCGCGCATGGGGGTCGATCCCGAACACGGCTGGAAAGCCAAGTACGAGATCCTTCCAGGCAAGGAGAAGGTGGTCGAGGAATTGCGCCGTTTGGCTAAAGATGCCGACACCATCTATCTCGCAACCGACTTGGATCGCGAGGGGGAAGCCATTGCCTGGCACCTGCGCGAATCCATTGGTGGTGACGACAGTCGCTATAAGCGCGTGGTGTTCAACGAGATCACCAAAAAGGCCATTCAAGAGGCGTTTTCCAAGCCTGGCGAGCTGGATATCAATCGGGTTAACGCACAGCAGGCGCGACGTTTTCTCGATCGCGTCGTGGGTTATATGGTTTCGCCACTGCTGTGGGCCAAGATTGCCCGTGGCTTGTCCGCCGGTCGTGTGCAGTCGGTGGCCGTGAAGCTGGTGGTCGAGCGCGAGAAAGAGATCCGCGCTTTCGTCCCAGAAGAATACTGGGAAGTGCACGCTGACCTGGGTACTACCAAAGGCGCCAACGTGCGCTTCGAAGTGGCCCGCGAAAACGGTGCTGCGTTCAAACCATTGAACGAAGCCCAGGCCATGGCTGCGCTGAACACGCTTAAAGCGTCCAGCTACAGCATCAGCAAGCGTGAAGATAAGCCGACCAGCAGCAAGCCCTCGGCCCCCTTTATTACCTCCACCCTGCAACAGGCGGCGAGTAACCGTCTGGGCTTTGGGGTGAAGAAGACCATGATGATGGCTCAGCGTCTTTATGAGGCGGGTTACATCACTTATATGCGTACTGATTCGACCAACCTCTCGGCTGACGCCGTGAGCATGGTGCGCGACTTTATCCAGGGCGAGTTCGGCAAGAAGTATCTGCCGGCCGATCCGATTGCCTACAGCAGTAAAGAAGGGGCGCAAGAGGCGCACGAAGCGATTCGTCCGTCTGACGTCAACCTCAAACCGACTCAGTTGTCCGGTATGGAGCGTGATGCCGAGCGTCTGTATGAGCTGATCTGGCGTCAGTTTGTGGCCTGCCAAATGCCGCCAGCCGAATACCTGTCTACCACCGTGACCGTGACTGCCGCGCAGTTCGAGTTGCGTGCTAAAGGTCGTATCCTCAAGTTTGACGGTTACACCCGCGCATTGCCGCAAATGAGTAAGCCAGGCGATGACGATGTGTTGCCGGACATGGGGCAGGGCGAGGCGCTCAAGCTGATCAAGCTCGACCCGAGCCAGCACTTCACCAAACCGCCGGCGCGCTACTCTGAAGCCAGCTTGGTCAAGGAAATGGAAAAGCGCGGTATTGGTCGTCCGTCGACCTATGCAGCGATCATTGGCACCATTCAGGATCGCGGTTACGTGGCCCTGCATAACCGCCGTTTCTACTCCGAAAAAATGGGCGACATTGTTACCGAGCGCCTATCCGAGAGCTTCTCCAATCTGATGGACTACGGCTTTACCGCTGGCATGGAAGAGCACCTGGACGACGTGGCCCAAGGGCAGCGTGAGTGGAAAAACGTCTTGGACGAGTTCTACGGTGACTTCAAGAAGAAGCTTGAGGTCGCAGGTGATAGTGATGGCGGTATGCGTGCTAACACGCCGACGCTGACTGATATAGCCTGTCGCGATTGCGCGCGGCCAATGACTATTCGTACGGCGTCTACGGGGGTGTTCCTGGGTTGCTCGGGTTATGCATTGCCGCCTAAAGAGCGCTGCAAGGCGACCGTCAACCTGGTGCCGGGTGATGAGATTGCCGCTGACGACGAAGGTGAGTCTGAGTCGCTGGTGTTGTTGGGCAAGCATCGTTGCCCGATCTGCTCGACCGCCATGGATGCTTACCTGCTCGATGAAACCCGCAAGTTGCATATTTGCGGCAATAACCCGGATTGCCCAGGTTATGAAGTGGAGCAGGGCCAGTACCGCATTAAGGGCTATGAAGGTCCGAGCCTGGATTGCGATAAGTGCGGCAGTCAGATGCAGTTGAAAACCGGGCGCTTCGGCAAGTTCTTTGGTTGCACCAACAGCGAGTGTAAGAATACCCGCAAACTGCTGAAGAGCGGCGAAGCGGCACCACCGAAGATGGATCCGGTGAAAATGCCGGAGCTCAAGTGTGAGAAGGTCAACGACACCTACATCCTGCGTGATGGCGCATCTGGCCTGTTCCTCGCGGCCAGTCAATTCCCCAAGAACCGCGAAACGCGCGCGCCATTGGTTGTTGAGATTATTCCGCACCGCGATGAAATTGATCCCAAGTATCATTTTCTCTGTGATGCACCAAAGAAGGATCCTCAAGGTCGCGCTGCAGTAATTCGTTACAGCCGTAAGACCAAGGAGCAGTACGTACAGACCGAAGTCGACGGAAAACCGTCCGGCTGGCGTGCGTTCTTTGATGGCGGTAAGTGGAAGGTCGAAGATAAGAACAGCTGA
- the sulA gene encoding SOS-induced cell division inhibitor SulA → MQFPQSLDRTQLPLFDAFMASTVPPLLADSSELPWQDSEGDAFSELSLRGPAGHCLNLLAPILRELSENHDERWLTLVAPPLSLTQSWLREAGLNRERILLLHPRGKQSALELAQHALKLGRSHTVVSWLHPLERHARQRLEHAARQGTAQSLNISLG, encoded by the coding sequence ATGCAGTTCCCGCAATCACTGGACCGTACACAACTGCCGCTGTTCGATGCGTTTATGGCCTCGACAGTGCCACCATTACTTGCCGATAGCAGCGAACTGCCTTGGCAGGATAGCGAGGGCGATGCATTCAGTGAGTTGTCGCTACGCGGCCCCGCAGGGCATTGCCTCAATCTACTTGCACCCATATTGCGTGAGCTCAGCGAGAACCACGACGAGCGCTGGCTGACCCTTGTAGCGCCGCCCTTAAGCCTGACTCAGAGCTGGCTTCGCGAGGCAGGCCTTAACCGCGAACGCATCCTGCTGCTGCACCCGCGCGGCAAGCAGAGCGCATTAGAATTAGCGCAACACGCTCTGAAACTGGGGCGTAGCCACACGGTCGTCAGCTGGCTGCATCCGCTTGAGCGCCACGCACGTCAACGCCTCGAGCACGCGGCCCGCCAAGGTACGGCGCAAAGCTTGAATATCAGCTTGGGATGA
- a CDS encoding universal stress protein, with translation MPYLHILVAVDLTEECDPVMHRAQKLATSSGAKLSVVHIVEPMAMAFGGDVPMDLSMLQQQQFDQARERLGKFSASYPELGTDHCHLAYGQPRQEIHRLAEEQQCDLIVVGSHGRHGLALLLGSTANDVLHGAPCDVLAVRLKKAE, from the coding sequence ATGCCCTACCTGCACATATTGGTCGCTGTCGACCTTACCGAAGAATGCGACCCGGTCATGCACCGCGCGCAAAAACTGGCCACCAGCAGTGGGGCCAAGCTGTCTGTGGTGCATATTGTCGAACCCATGGCGATGGCCTTTGGTGGCGACGTACCCATGGATTTGTCGATGTTGCAACAACAACAGTTTGATCAGGCTCGCGAACGCCTGGGCAAATTTTCCGCAAGCTACCCGGAATTGGGCACTGACCACTGTCATTTGGCATATGGTCAGCCGCGCCAGGAAATTCACCGCTTAGCCGAAGAGCAGCAGTGCGACCTGATCGTCGTCGGCAGCCACGGGCGCCATGGCCTGGCTTTACTATTGGGCTCAACCGCCAATGATGTGCTGCACGGCGCGCCTTGCGACGTGCTGGCGGTACGCCTGAAAAAAGCGGAATGA
- a CDS encoding TetR/AcrR family transcriptional regulator — protein MAQSETVERILDAAEQLFAEKGFAETSLRLITSKAGVNLAAVNYHFGSKKALIQAVFSRFLGPFCVSLERELDRRQAKPESKVSLEELLELLVEQALAVKPRSGNDLSIFMRLLGLAFSQSQGHLRKYLEEVYGKVFRRYMQLVHEAAPRIPPLELFWRVHFMLGAAAFSMSGIKALRAMSETDFGVSTSLEQVMRLMVPFLAAGMRSETGLTDEALASAQLRPRAKASVIPSKV, from the coding sequence ATGGCCCAGTCGGAAACCGTTGAACGCATTCTCGATGCGGCAGAGCAGCTTTTTGCGGAGAAGGGTTTCGCTGAAACCTCTCTGCGTTTGATCACCAGCAAGGCGGGAGTCAATCTCGCCGCAGTGAACTATCATTTCGGCTCCAAGAAGGCCCTGATTCAGGCGGTTTTTTCACGCTTTCTCGGGCCTTTCTGCGTAAGCCTGGAACGTGAGCTGGATCGCCGGCAGGCTAAGCCGGAAAGCAAAGTTAGCCTGGAAGAACTGCTTGAGTTGCTGGTCGAGCAGGCATTGGCGGTAAAGCCGCGCAGTGGTAACGATCTTTCAATCTTCATGCGCTTGCTGGGTTTGGCGTTTAGCCAGAGTCAGGGTCACCTGCGCAAGTATTTGGAAGAGGTTTACGGCAAGGTGTTCCGTCGTTACATGCAGTTGGTGCATGAAGCCGCTCCGCGTATTCCGCCGCTTGAGTTGTTTTGGCGTGTGCACTTTATGCTGGGAGCTGCAGCGTTCAGCATGTCGGGGATCAAGGCGCTACGGGCCATGTCCGAAACTGATTTTGGTGTGAGTACCTCGCTCGAGCAGGTCATGCGCCTGATGGTGCCGTTCCTGGCTGCGGGTATGCGTTCGGAAACCGGCCTGACCGACGAAGCGTTGGCCAGTGCCCAGCTCAGGCCACGTGCGAAAGCGTCAGTTATTCCTAGTAAAGTTTGA
- the nagZ gene encoding beta-N-acetylhexosaminidase: MHGSLMLDVAGTWLTAEDRQILRQPQVGGLILFARNIEDPRQVRELSAAIRAVRPDLLLAVDQEGGRVQRLRQGFVRLPAMRALADNANAEHLAEQCGWLMATEVLAVGLDLSFAPVLDLDHQRSAVVGSRAFEGDAQRATLLAGAFIRGMNAAGMAACGKHFPGHGWAEADSHVAIPVDERSLDEIRATDLVPFRQLSQQLAAVMPAHVIYPQVDAGPAGFSRRWLQEILRGELGFDGVIFSDDLSMAGAHVVGDAACRIEAALSAGCDMGLVCNDRAAAELALTALQRLKVLPPKGLARMRRQAYPGVEYRQDPRWLAAIGSLRAAQLID; encoded by the coding sequence ATGCACGGTTCATTGATGCTGGATGTCGCCGGTACATGGCTGACCGCTGAGGATCGGCAGATCCTGCGTCAGCCTCAGGTTGGTGGTTTGATTCTGTTTGCGCGCAATATCGAAGACCCACGTCAGGTGCGTGAATTGTCTGCAGCCATTCGTGCTGTGCGCCCCGATTTGCTGCTGGCGGTGGATCAGGAAGGCGGCCGAGTGCAGCGTTTACGCCAGGGCTTTGTGCGTTTGCCGGCGATGCGCGCGTTGGCCGATAACGCCAATGCCGAGCACCTGGCTGAGCAGTGCGGCTGGCTCATGGCCACCGAGGTATTGGCAGTGGGGCTGGATTTGAGTTTCGCACCAGTGCTGGACCTCGATCATCAACGCAGTGCGGTGGTCGGCAGCCGTGCTTTTGAGGGCGATGCACAGCGTGCCACCTTGCTGGCCGGTGCGTTTATTCGAGGCATGAACGCGGCGGGCATGGCGGCCTGTGGCAAGCATTTCCCTGGCCACGGCTGGGCTGAGGCCGACTCCCATGTCGCTATCCCGGTAGACGAGCGTAGCTTGGACGAGATTCGAGCGACGGATCTCGTGCCGTTCCGTCAGTTGAGTCAACAGCTGGCCGCCGTGATGCCGGCCCATGTCATCTATCCGCAAGTAGATGCTGGCCCGGCCGGATTCTCGCGACGCTGGTTGCAGGAAATCCTGCGTGGAGAGTTGGGCTTCGATGGGGTTATTTTCAGCGATGACCTGTCCATGGCTGGCGCCCATGTTGTGGGTGATGCTGCTTGTCGTATCGAGGCCGCGTTGTCAGCTGGCTGCGACATGGGCTTGGTGTGTAATGACCGCGCTGCTGCAGAGTTGGCTCTGACTGCCTTGCAACGGCTTAAGGTGCTGCCGCCTAAGGGCCTGGCGCGTATGCGTCGGCAGGCTTATCCGGGTGTTGAGTATCGGCAGGATCCACGTTGGCTGGCCGCGATTGGCAGCCTGCGTGCCGCGCAATTAATCGATTGA
- the fadA gene encoding acetyl-CoA C-acyltransferase FadA, with translation MSLNPRDAVIVDFGRTPMGRSKGGMHRNTRAESMSANLISGVLARNTKVDPAEVEDVIWGCVNQTLEQGWNIARMASLMTQIPHTAAGQTVSRLCGSSMSALHTAVQAIQTGNGDVFVIGGVEHMGHVGMMHGVDPNPHLSLYAAKASGMMGLTAEMLGKMHGISREQQDAFGERSHRLAQKATVEGKFKDEIIPMQGYDENGFLKVFDYDETIRPETTLASLAALKPAFNPKGGTVTAGTSSQITDGASCMIVMSAQRAQDLGIQPMAVVRAMAVAGVDPAIMGYGPVPSTQKALKRAGLSINDIDFFELNEAFAAQALPVLKDLKVLDKMEEKVNLHGGAIALGHPFGCSGARISGTLLNVMRQNGGTFGVSTMCVGLGQGITTVFERL, from the coding sequence ATGAGCCTGAATCCTAGAGATGCAGTCATCGTCGACTTCGGTCGTACCCCGATGGGTCGTTCCAAGGGCGGCATGCATCGCAATACCCGTGCCGAGAGCATGTCGGCCAACCTGATCAGCGGCGTGCTGGCGCGTAACACCAAGGTCGATCCGGCCGAAGTGGAAGACGTGATCTGGGGCTGCGTTAACCAGACCCTGGAGCAGGGCTGGAACATCGCGCGCATGGCGTCGCTGATGACCCAGATCCCGCATACCGCTGCTGGCCAGACGGTAAGCCGCCTGTGCGGCTCGTCCATGAGCGCGTTGCACACAGCTGTGCAGGCAATTCAGACCGGCAACGGTGACGTTTTCGTCATCGGCGGTGTGGAGCACATGGGCCACGTTGGCATGATGCATGGCGTCGATCCAAACCCGCACCTGTCGCTGTACGCGGCCAAGGCCTCGGGCATGATGGGTCTGACCGCTGAAATGCTTGGCAAGATGCATGGCATCAGCCGCGAGCAGCAAGATGCGTTCGGTGAGCGTTCGCATCGCCTGGCTCAGAAAGCCACCGTCGAAGGCAAGTTCAAGGATGAAATCATCCCGATGCAAGGCTACGACGAGAACGGTTTCCTGAAAGTCTTCGATTACGACGAAACCATTCGTCCGGAGACCACCCTGGCAAGCCTGGCTGCACTGAAGCCTGCGTTCAACCCGAAAGGCGGCACCGTGACTGCAGGTACGTCCTCGCAGATCACTGACGGCGCTTCCTGCATGATCGTCATGAGCGCCCAGCGCGCTCAGGATCTGGGCATTCAGCCAATGGCAGTGGTTCGTGCCATGGCCGTGGCCGGTGTTGATCCAGCAATTATGGGTTACGGTCCAGTACCGTCGACTCAGAAAGCTCTTAAGCGTGCTGGCTTGTCCATCAATGACATCGACTTCTTCGAGCTCAACGAAGCCTTCGCTGCCCAGGCCCTGCCTGTGCTGAAGGACCTGAAAGTGCTCGATAAGATGGAAGAGAAGGTCAACCTGCACGGCGGCGCAATCGCACTGGGTCACCCGTTCGGTTGTTCCGGGGCGCGTATCTCCGGTACCCTGCTGAACGTGATGAGGCAGAATGGCGGCACCTTCGGTGTGTCGACCATGTGCGTAGGTCTCGGCCAAGGCATCACCACCGTCTTCGAACGCCTCTAA
- a CDS encoding DUF6586 family protein, with the protein MANELYTRTNQKIFYAGLALESWRKAEQAQSMNALALIQAEREAALFHLYGALLGLCHEIAGYYRLPDSAAPRVESFLTSAVLSAAPSQELGELVELAQSPGSWVTELLNAYAALFQPPQAGKKSKVDPTTALITAISLDEEVEPLAHQALETWRQQLKALAQRFRETLSEW; encoded by the coding sequence ATGGCCAATGAACTCTATACCCGTACCAATCAGAAAATTTTCTATGCAGGCTTGGCACTGGAGTCCTGGCGTAAGGCCGAACAAGCGCAAAGCATGAATGCGCTGGCTTTGATTCAGGCAGAGCGCGAAGCAGCGCTGTTCCATCTTTATGGTGCTCTGCTTGGGTTGTGCCATGAAATTGCTGGTTACTATCGTTTGCCCGACAGTGCGGCCCCGCGCGTTGAAAGCTTTCTCACGTCAGCGGTGCTGAGCGCTGCGCCGAGTCAGGAGTTAGGTGAGCTGGTTGAGCTGGCGCAGTCCCCCGGTAGCTGGGTAACTGAGTTGCTCAATGCCTATGCAGCGCTTTTTCAGCCACCGCAAGCCGGCAAGAAAAGCAAAGTTGACCCGACTACAGCGCTAATCACAGCGATCAGCCTCGACGAAGAAGTTGAGCCTCTAGCTCATCAGGCTTTGGAGACGTGGCGGCAGCAGTTGAAGGCTCTAGCGCAGCGCTTTCGGGAAACATTGAGCGAGTGGTAA
- a CDS encoding DUF1653 domain-containing protein, which translates to MQLQPGLYRHYKGPEYRVFGVAQHSETEQQMVVYQALYGEFGLWVRPLEMFCESVEVDGETVPRFALLQAESTLFTRP; encoded by the coding sequence ATGCAATTACAGCCTGGCCTTTACCGTCATTACAAAGGGCCTGAATACCGTGTGTTTGGTGTGGCCCAGCACTCCGAGACGGAGCAGCAGATGGTGGTCTATCAGGCGCTATACGGCGAGTTTGGCCTCTGGGTGCGGCCGCTGGAGATGTTCTGTGAAAGTGTTGAAGTGGACGGCGAGACGGTTCCACGCTTTGCTTTGCTTCAGGCTGAAAGCACACTGTTTACTCGGCCTTGA
- a CDS encoding L,D-transpeptidase: MSVLDFLHISLADQCLYGFANGQLQVRLPVSTALNGSGEQNGSGCTPRGLHQVRAKIGDGLPGAAVLRGRRWTGEVWSPELHAQFPGRDWVLSRILWLSGREPGRNRLGQVDTFRRYIYIHGTPDSEPMGVALSHGCVRMRNSDVLALFARVPVHCAVQIDEAACPVWAAAPLY, from the coding sequence ATGAGTGTCCTCGATTTCCTCCATATCTCCCTCGCTGATCAGTGTCTGTATGGCTTTGCCAATGGGCAGCTGCAAGTGCGTCTGCCTGTCTCCACCGCGCTTAATGGTTCTGGCGAGCAAAATGGTTCCGGCTGCACGCCCAGAGGCTTGCATCAGGTGCGTGCGAAGATAGGTGATGGCTTGCCAGGCGCAGCGGTGCTACGCGGGCGGCGCTGGACCGGCGAAGTCTGGTCGCCTGAATTGCATGCACAGTTTCCCGGGCGTGACTGGGTTCTCAGCCGCATCCTCTGGTTGAGTGGTCGCGAGCCTGGGCGCAATCGTTTGGGCCAGGTCGATACCTTCCGCCGCTACATCTACATACACGGTACGCCGGACAGTGAGCCCATGGGCGTAGCGCTGTCGCACGGCTGTGTGCGCATGCGCAACAGCGACGTGTTGGCGCTATTTGCGCGGGTGCCGGTTCACTGTGCGGTTCAGATTGATGAGGCTGCTTGCCCGGTCTGGGCTGCTGCGCCTCTTTATTAA
- the lexA gene encoding transcriptional repressor LexA, whose amino-acid sequence MLKLTPRQAEILAFIKQCLEDNGYPPTRAEIALKLGFKSPNAAEEHLKALARKGAIEMTPGASRGIRIPGFEPHAEEDEGLPVIGRVAAGAPILAQQHIEESCKINPDFFHPKADYLLRVRGMSMKDIGIFDGDLLAVHTTREARNGQVVVARIDDEVTVKRFKREGNKVWLIAENPEFAPIEVNLEEQDLIIEGLSVGVIRR is encoded by the coding sequence ATGCTAAAACTAACGCCGCGCCAAGCTGAAATTCTCGCCTTCATCAAGCAATGCCTTGAAGACAACGGCTACCCGCCTACCCGTGCGGAGATCGCCTTGAAACTGGGGTTCAAATCACCCAATGCAGCGGAAGAACACCTCAAGGCCCTGGCTCGCAAGGGTGCAATCGAAATGACCCCGGGGGCTTCGCGCGGCATTCGCATTCCAGGTTTTGAACCTCACGCCGAGGAAGATGAAGGCCTGCCGGTGATTGGTCGCGTCGCCGCAGGCGCGCCGATTCTGGCGCAGCAACATATCGAAGAGTCTTGCAAGATCAATCCAGACTTCTTCCACCCCAAAGCCGATTACCTCTTGCGTGTACGTGGCATGAGCATGAAAGACATCGGCATCTTTGACGGTGACTTGCTAGCCGTACATACCACACGTGAGGCCCGGAACGGGCAGGTGGTAGTGGCACGCATTGATGATGAAGTCACGGTCAAACGCTTCAAGCGTGAAGGTAACAAAGTCTGGTTGATCGCCGAAAACCCGGAGTTCGCGCCGATCGAAGTAAACCTGGAAGAACAAGATTTGATTATTGAAGGCCTAAGCGTCGGTGTTATACGCCGCTAG
- the fadB gene encoding fatty acid oxidation complex subunit alpha FadB, whose translation MIYEGKAITVKALESGIVELKFDLKGESVNKFNRLTLNELRQSVDAIKADGSIKGVIVTSGKDVFIVGADITEFVDNFKLSDAELVAGNLEANKIFSDFEDLTVPTVVAINGIALGGGFEMCLAADYRVMAESAKVGLPEVKLGIYPGFGGTVRLPRVIGTDNAVEWIAGGKENKAADALKMGAVDAVVAADKLQAAALDLIKRAISGELDYKAKRQPKLEKLKLNAIEQMMCFETAKGFVAGQAGPNYPAPVEAIKTIQKAANMGRDKALEVEAAGFVKLAKTPVAASLIGLFLNDQDLKKKAKQYDEIAKDVKLAAVLGAGIMGGGIAYQSASKGTPILMKDIREEGIQMGLAEASKLLGGRVAKGRMTPAKMAEALTAIRPTMSYGDFGAVDIVVEAVVENPKVKQIVLAEVEGVVKEDAILASNTSTISINLLAKALKRPENFVGMHFFNPVHMMPLVEVIRGEKSSEVAVATTVAYAKKMGKTPVVVNDCPGFLVNRVLFPYFGGFSKLLELGVDFVRIDKVMEKFGWPMGPAYLSDVVGIDTGHHGRDVMAEGFPDRMAVEGRTAVDVMYEADRLGQKNGKGFYVYEMDKRGKPKKVIDPVAYELLKSIVTEQREVTDEDIINFMMIPLCMETVRCLEDGIVDTAAEADMGLIYGIGFPPFRGGALRYIDTVGVAEFVALADKYAELGALYTPTAKLREMAASGQKFFG comes from the coding sequence ATGATTTACGAAGGTAAAGCCATCACGGTTAAGGCTCTTGAGAGTGGCATCGTCGAATTGAAATTCGACCTCAAGGGTGAATCCGTCAACAAATTCAACCGTCTTACCCTCAATGAACTGCGTCAATCTGTTGATGCGATCAAGGCTGATGGTTCGATCAAGGGCGTGATTGTCACCAGTGGCAAAGACGTATTTATCGTCGGCGCTGACATCACCGAGTTCGTCGACAACTTCAAGTTGTCGGACGCAGAACTGGTGGCTGGCAACCTCGAAGCCAACAAGATCTTCAGTGATTTTGAAGACCTCACTGTTCCGACTGTAGTCGCGATCAATGGCATCGCCTTGGGCGGTGGTTTTGAGATGTGCCTGGCCGCGGATTACCGCGTCATGGCTGAAAGCGCTAAAGTTGGCTTGCCGGAAGTCAAACTGGGCATCTACCCAGGCTTCGGCGGCACTGTGCGTCTGCCGCGGGTTATCGGTACCGATAACGCCGTTGAGTGGATTGCTGGTGGTAAAGAAAACAAAGCGGCTGACGCCCTGAAAATGGGTGCAGTGGATGCCGTGGTTGCCGCTGACAAGCTGCAAGCCGCTGCCTTGGACCTGATCAAGCGCGCCATCTCCGGTGAGCTGGATTACAAGGCCAAGCGTCAGCCGAAATTGGAAAAGCTCAAGCTCAACGCGATTGAGCAGATGATGTGCTTTGAAACCGCCAAAGGTTTCGTTGCAGGTCAGGCTGGCCCGAACTACCCGGCGCCAGTTGAAGCGATCAAGACCATCCAGAAAGCCGCCAACATGGGGCGCGACAAGGCTCTGGAAGTTGAGGCTGCTGGCTTCGTCAAACTGGCCAAAACCCCAGTTGCTGCGAGCCTGATTGGTCTGTTCCTGAACGATCAGGACCTGAAGAAAAAAGCCAAGCAATACGACGAAATCGCTAAAGACGTGAAACTGGCTGCCGTGCTCGGCGCTGGCATCATGGGTGGCGGTATCGCTTACCAGTCGGCGTCCAAAGGTACTCCGATCCTGATGAAGGATATCCGTGAAGAGGGTATCCAGATGGGGCTGGCAGAGGCTTCCAAGCTGCTTGGCGGTCGCGTTGCTAAAGGTCGTATGACCCCGGCGAAGATGGCTGAAGCCCTCACTGCAATTCGTCCAACCATGTCTTATGGTGATTTCGGCGCTGTCGACATCGTTGTAGAGGCTGTGGTCGAAAATCCGAAGGTTAAGCAGATCGTGCTGGCCGAAGTAGAAGGCGTGGTGAAGGAGGATGCAATTCTTGCTTCCAACACCTCGACCATTTCCATCAACTTGTTGGCCAAGGCCCTCAAGCGTCCGGAAAACTTTGTCGGCATGCACTTCTTCAACCCCGTGCACATGATGCCGCTGGTTGAAGTGATTCGTGGTGAGAAGTCCAGCGAAGTGGCAGTCGCCACCACCGTTGCCTACGCCAAGAAAATGGGTAAGACCCCAGTAGTCGTCAACGACTGCCCGGGCTTCCTGGTTAACCGCGTACTGTTCCCTTACTTCGGTGGCTTCTCCAAGCTCCTGGAGCTGGGCGTAGACTTTGTGCGTATCGACAAGGTCATGGAGAAGTTCGGCTGGCCAATGGGTCCGGCGTACCTGTCCGACGTGGTCGGTATCGACACCGGTCACCACGGCCGTGACGTAATGGCTGAAGGCTTCCCTGACCGCATGGCGGTTGAAGGTCGCACTGCAGTTGACGTGATGTACGAAGCTGATCGCCTGGGCCAGAAAAATGGCAAAGGTTTCTACGTCTACGAAATGGACAAGCGCGGTAAGCCGAAAAAGGTTATCGACCCAGTTGCTTACGAGCTGCTGAAGTCCATCGTGACCGAGCAGCGTGAAGTAACTGATGAAGACATCATTAACTTCATGATGATTCCTCTGTGCATGGAAACCGTGCGTTGTCTAGAAGACGGCATCGTTGATACCGCAGCTGAGGCCGATATGGGCCTGATCTACGGCATCGGCTTCCCGCCGTTCCGCGGTGGTGCGCTGCGTTACATCGATACCGTCGGTGTAGCTGAGTTCGTTGCCCTGGCCGACAAGTACGCCGAGCTGGGCGCGCTGTACACCCCGACTGCCAAGCTTCGCGAAATGGCTGCTAGCGGCCAGAAGTTTTTCGGTTAA